The following is a genomic window from Methanomassiliicoccales archaeon.
TGGTCGTGCCGTCCACTCCTTTGGAGGCGAAAGGTCTGCTGACCGCCTCGATAAGGGACCCGGACCCGGTGATCTTCCTGGAACCTACGCGAAGCTACCGCATGCTCAAGGAGGAGGTACCGGACGGGGAGTATGTGATCCCGCTCGGAAAGGCCAGGATGGTCCAGGAGGGAAAGGACCTGACCCTGATCGGATGGGGGGCGATGATGGTGCAGATACAGAAGGCGGTCGACGAGGCGGCCAAGAAGGGAATATCCTGCGAGGTCATCGACATGCGCACCCTGTCGCCGATGGACTCCGCCACGGTGGTGGAGTCGGTGAAACGCACCGGAAGGGCGATCGTGGTGCAGGAAGCTCCCAAGACCTGCGGCGTCGGAGCGGAGATCGTCGCCAGGATCAATGAGAAGGCGTTGCTCTCATTGCAGGCGCCGGTGGCCAGGGTGGCCGGGCCGGACATCATCGTGCCGCTGCCCAAGGGCGAGGACTATTACTACATATCACCGGAGAGGATATTGGCCGAGATCGAAAGGACGGTCTCGTTCTGAGGTGTTCAAGATGACGACTGACTACAAGTTCCCCGACCTCGGCGAGGGTGTGACCGAGGGCGAGATCAAGAAATGGCTGGTGAAAGAGGGCGACGCGGTCGCAAAGGACCAGGCGTTGGCCGAGGTGGAGACGGACAAGGCGGTGGTGGAGATGCCATCGCCGGTGGCCGGGATCGTCCTGAAGATGAACCATAAGGAAGGCGACCTGGTCAAGGTCGGCGAGGTACTGGTGGTGATCGGAGACAAGGGGGAGGCCGTTCCCGCTGCCGCCGTTGCGCCGGAGGCCCCGATCGTACCGGAACCGGCCGAAGGCGCCAGGAAACCGTCATATTCGGTGGTCGGCGAGCTTCCGACGGAAGAGGTGAACGTCTCCTCCACCGGAAAGTTGACAGAGGCGAAACCGTCCGTCGCGGTGCAGGCGACCCCGGCGGTGCGGAAGGCGGCCAAGGACCTGGGCGTCGACATCGCGACGGTCAAGGGGTCCGGTCCCAATGGAAGGGTCACCGAGGAGGATGTCAAGAAGGCCAAGGAGACGCCCCCTGCCAAGGCGGAGACGCCGCACATGAGAACGGCGCCCAAGTTCGACCTCTATGGCTGGGTGGACCGGGTCCCCCTGCGGGGCATCCGGAGAACCACGGCCAAGCACATGATCGAGTCCCAGACCAGGGCGGCCCAGGTGACCTCCATGGACCAGGCGGACGTTACCGCCCTCTTCGCGCTGCGGGAGAAGGTGAAGAAGGAGGTTCTGGAGCAAAGGAAAGTGAACGTGACCTTCATGCCCTTCATCGTGAAGGCGGTGGTCATGGCGCTGAAATCCAATCCGTCCCTCAATGCCTCGGTTAACGAGGAGGAGACGGAGATCCTGGTCAAGAAGTACTACAACATCGGCATCGCGGTGGCCATCGACGACGGGCTGATCGTCCCGGTGGTCAAGATGGCTGACCAGAAGGGCATCGTCGACCTGGCCGAGGAGATACACAATCTCGCGGAGCTGGCGAACTCGCGCAAGATCGACATGGCGGACCTGAGGGGCGGCACCTTCACCATCACCAACTACGGGGCGTTCGGCACGACCTATGGCACACCGATCATCAACTATCCCGAGGCGGCGATACTGGGAACTGGGAAGATCGTGGACACGCCGATGGTCATCGACGGCAAGATCGAGGCACGGAAGATGCTCCCGCTGTCTCTGACGTTCGACCACCGGGCGCTTGACGGCGCCGGGGCGGCGAAGTTCATGAACGACCTGAAGAAATGGCTGGAGAATCCCGAGGCTTTGCTGCTGCTCTAGCGCGACCGTGTCCAGGTGTCGTTGCCGTAGCGCTCGTTCGCTATGGCCTCGGCGCGGGACAGCTCGTCCTGGGTCAACGGTCCGAGGTACCAGTCCTTACCCTCCGCGAACGCAGAGGCCAGGGCGGCCAGGATATCGTTCTTGGTGGCCTTCGATTCCCTCGAGACCGACGTTACCAGGTCCATTGGGTCCGACGCGCCCTTGGAAGCGACCTTTTCCCGGTCGACCTTGAGCACTGAGAACATGACCTCCGGGTCCACGCTGTAAAGGACCGTCCCATGCTGAGTAAAGATCCCGGACCGCCTGGTCTGGGCGGAACCGGATATCTTCCTGCCGTTGACGGTTATATCGTTTATCGGCCGGAACTCCGCGTCTATGCCAACGGTCTTCAGGCCCTTGACGACATAGCCGCAGATCTGGCGGTAGGCGGCGTTGATATCCTTGTCGACCATGGTCTCGGGGCAGATGACGCTGTAGGTGATCTCTCCCTCCTTGTCATGATAGACCGCCCCTCCTCCGGTACGCCGACGAACGATGTCGATCCCGAGCTCCTCGCACCGCTTCACGTCGACCTCGTCCTCCAGGTTCTGGAAGCAGCCGATGGATACTGAGCTGGGATCCCATCCGTAGAACCTGATTGTCGGACCGGCCTCATTGAACGAGACCATCTCCGCTATCGCCTCGTCGATGGCCATGTTCATCTTTGCTGGATGTGTTTCATACCGCAGTAATCTCCATCGTTGGTTCAACATCGAAGCTCCCTTAATAGATAGACCAGGTCATTGGCGCCAAAACCGATCAGGACCGCGCCGCTGGCCGAGACGATCGAGCCCACTCTCTGTTCCAGGTCCTCTTCGTCGCCGGTCAGCCTCAGCCCGTCCAGTTCGCTCTCCATGGTGGACAGGGCCTCTTCCGGATGGACGAAGAAGTCCCCGGAGATCCTGATATTGGAAATAATGTCCCGCTCGCAGACCGCGTCCATGCGGACGAGTTTTCCGCCTGGGACCTTTCTCTGCGATCTGCGGGCAGGCATCTTGCGGTCTTCACTCCTCGGCCCACTTCTTCAGCTTATCAATCGGGATCTTGGCCCCGCAGATCGCCCTGCCGGTCTTCTCGTTATAGAACGCCGGAACTCCCAGCTCCCCGCCGCAGGCCTCCGAGATCTTGTCCGCGTGGGACCGCATCAGCTTGGCGTTCTCTTCGTTGTGCCAGACCTCGAGATGCTCGATCTTGATGCCCGTATCCTGCTGGTATTTCTCCACCATCGGCATCAATGCACGGCAGTGTGGGCATTCCTTTCCATAGAACCATATCAATCTCTTATCTTCATTTGCCACGCCATTCACCTCTTAAAGTACAGACCGCACCAGCATTCCCCATTCTCTTTCCACACCTTCTGGCGGTAGAAATTGCATGGGCATACCAGTTCCAGGTCCTTTTCGAAATCTCCGGTGGTCATCCTGCAAGGACAATACTTCATCCCCCGGTTCTTCATGTTCTCGAGCACTCCTGCGGCCAGTGTGTTCACCTCCTCCATGTTCGGGTTCAGCTTGATCAATGGATTCTTCTCGGCAAATTCTCGCCAGGCGGCGACCACCTCTTCGACCTTGGCGTAGCTGCCGCCATGGTTGCCGATGGTCTTCAGGGCCTCTTCTCCGTCGATCTTCACAAAGGCCATGCTCGCCCCGCATGTCGGACAGATCTGCGGCGCCTTCAATCCATAGTGGAGATCCCCGCAGACGTTACAACGCCAGAGCCACTT
Proteins encoded in this region:
- a CDS encoding alpha-ketoacid dehydrogenase subunit beta; its protein translation is MASMNMVQAINSALALEMERDPSMVMLGEDIGVDGGVFRVTEGLQKRFGPARVIDTPLAEGGIIGMSIGMAINGLRPVAEIQFMGFSYPAMNQLISHASRMRNRTRSRLTVPMVMRMPYGAGVKALEHHSESTEALFVHIPGLKVVVPSTPLEAKGLLTASIRDPDPVIFLEPTRSYRMLKEEVPDGEYVIPLGKARMVQEGKDLTLIGWGAMMVQIQKAVDEAAKKGISCEVIDMRTLSPMDSATVVESVKRTGRAIVVQEAPKTCGVGAEIVARINEKALLSLQAPVARVAGPDIIVPLPKGEDYYYISPERILAEIERTVSF
- a CDS encoding thioredoxin family protein; translation: MANEDKRLIWFYGKECPHCRALMPMVEKYQQDTGIKIEHLEVWHNEENAKLMRSHADKISEACGGELGVPAFYNEKTGRAICGAKIPIDKLKKWAEE
- a CDS encoding biotin/lipoate A/B protein ligase family protein; protein product: MLNQRWRLLRYETHPAKMNMAIDEAIAEMVSFNEAGPTIRFYGWDPSSVSIGCFQNLEDEVDVKRCEELGIDIVRRRTGGGAVYHDKEGEITYSVICPETMVDKDINAAYRQICGYVVKGLKTVGIDAEFRPINDITVNGRKISGSAQTRRSGIFTQHGTVLYSVDPEVMFSVLKVDREKVASKGASDPMDLVTSVSRESKATKNDILAALASAFAEGKDWYLGPLTQDELSRAEAIANERYGNDTWTRSR
- a CDS encoding dihydrolipoamide acetyltransferase family protein: MTTDYKFPDLGEGVTEGEIKKWLVKEGDAVAKDQALAEVETDKAVVEMPSPVAGIVLKMNHKEGDLVKVGEVLVVIGDKGEAVPAAAVAPEAPIVPEPAEGARKPSYSVVGELPTEEVNVSSTGKLTEAKPSVAVQATPAVRKAAKDLGVDIATVKGSGPNGRVTEEDVKKAKETPPAKAETPHMRTAPKFDLYGWVDRVPLRGIRRTTAKHMIESQTRAAQVTSMDQADVTALFALREKVKKEVLEQRKVNVTFMPFIVKAVVMALKSNPSLNASVNEEETEILVKKYYNIGIAVAIDDGLIVPVVKMADQKGIVDLAEEIHNLAELANSRKIDMADLRGGTFTITNYGAFGTTYGTPIINYPEAAILGTGKIVDTPMVIDGKIEARKMLPLSLTFDHRALDGAGAAKFMNDLKKWLENPEALLLL
- a CDS encoding ferredoxin-thioredoxin reductase catalytic domain-containing protein, whose product is MKWLWRCNVCGDLHYGLKAPQICPTCGASMAFVKIDGEEALKTIGNHGGSYAKVEEVVAAWREFAEKNPLIKLNPNMEEVNTLAAGVLENMKNRGMKYCPCRMTTGDFEKDLELVCPCNFYRQKVWKENGECWCGLYFKR